Proteins from a genomic interval of Gavia stellata isolate bGavSte3 chromosome 13, bGavSte3.hap2, whole genome shotgun sequence:
- the FURIN gene encoding furin isoform X1, translating to MDLRPCSLLLLWTLAFALTLLAQEVLAQRIYTNTWAVLVPAGPREADRLARKHGFLNLGPIFGDYYHFRHSGVVKRSLSPHQSRHSRLAREPQVQWLEQQVAKRRTKRDVFMEPTDPKFPQQWYLYNTNQRDLNVRQAWEQGYTGKGIVVSILDDGIEKNHPDLEGNYDPGASFDVNDQDPDPQPRYTQMNDNRHGTRCAGEVAAVANNGICGVGVAYNARIGGVRMLDGEVTDAVEAHSLGLNPNHIHIYSASWGPEDDGKTVDGPARLAEEAFFRGVSQGRGGLGSIFVWASGNGGREHDSCNCDGYTNSIYTLSISSTTQYGNVPWYSEACSSTLATTYSSGNQNEKQIVTTDLRQKCTESHTGTSASAPLAAGIIALALEANKNLTWRDMQHLVVQTSKPAHLNANDWVTNGVGRKVSHSYGYGLLDAGAMVSLAKNWTTVGPQRKCVIDVLTEPKDIGKRLEVRRKVDACLGKANYISRLEHAQARLTLSYNRRGDLAIHLVSPMGTRSTLLAARPHDFSADGFNDWAFMTTHSWDEDPSGEWMLEIENTSDANNYGTLTKFTLVLYGTATDSPSLSNQLESSGCKTLTPSQTCVVCEEGYYLHQKSCLKRCPPGFAPGVQSTHYNLENSVEPIAPHLCLPCHPSCATCAGPGPNQCLTCPAHSHFSSLDLSCSHQTQSSRASPALADGEGLAEDPHSAKLPVLIASLSCVLIVVIFVTIFLVLQARSGFSLRGVKVYALDSGIISYKGLPSDIWQEEGPSESDGEEYEAHSERTAFIRDQSAL from the exons ATGGATCTGAGGCCCTGCTCGCTGCTCCTGCTCTGGACTCTGGCATTTGCCCTCACTCTCCTGGCCCAGGAGGTGCTGGCCCAGCGTATTTACACCAACACTTGGGCCGTGCTCGTCCCCGCGGGGCCCCGGGAGGCTGACAGGCTGGCCAGGAAGCATGGATTCCTCAACCTGGGCCCG ATCTTCGGTGACTATTACCACTTTCGGCACAGCGGTGTGGTGAAGCGTTCCCTCTCACCCCACCAGTCCCGGCACAGCCGTTTGGCCAGGGAACCGCAG GTGCAGTGGCTGGAGCAGCAGGTGGCAAAGCGCAGGACCAAGCGAGACGTTTTCATGGAGCCCACGGACCCCAAGTTCCCACAGCAGTGGTACCTG TACAACACGAACCAGCGGGACCTGAATGTGCGTCAGGCCTGGGAACAGGGCTACACCGGCAAGGGCATTGTGGTTTCTATCCTGGATGATGGCATTGAGAAGAACCACCCTGACCTGGAGGGCAACTAT GATCCAGGGGCGAGCTTTGATGTGAACGACCAGGACCCAGACCCGCAGCCCCGTTACACGCAGATGAACGACAACAG ACACGGTACACGCTGCGCTGGGGAAGTTGCTGCCGTGGCAAACAACGGGATCTGCGGTGTTGGCGTGGCTTACAATGCCAGGATCGGAG GCGTGCGCATGCTGGATGGGGAGGTGACTGATGCAGTGGAGGCCCATTCCCTGGGCCTCAATCCCAACCACATCCACATCTACAGTGCCAGCTGGGGCCCCGAGGATGATGGCAAGACTGTGGATGGCCCGGCCCGGCTGGCAGAGGAGGCTTTCTTCCGAGGGGTCAGCCAG GGCCGAGGGGGGCTGGGCTCCATCTTCGTCTGGGCATCCGGGAACGGGGGCCGCGAGCACGACAGCTGCAACTGTGACGGTTACACCAACAGCATCTACACGCTGTCCATCAGCAGCACCACGCAGTACGGTAACGTGCCCTGGTACAGCGAGGCCTGCTCCTCCACCCTCGCCACCACCTACAGCAGCGGCAACCAGAATGAGAAGCAGATC GTGACGACTGACCTCAGACAGAAATGCACCGAATCGCACACTGGGACATCAGCCTCAGCGCCCCTGGCTGCTGGCATCATCGCCCTCGCCCTGGAAGCCAA CAAGAACCTGACCTGGCGGGACATGCAGCATCTGGTGGTGCAGACGTCGAAGCCAGCCCACCTCAATGCCAACGACTGGGTCACCAACGGTGTTGGCCGCAAAG TCAGCCACTCCTATGGCTATGGCCTGCTGGATGCCGGGGCCATGGTGAGCCTGGCGAAGAACTGGACCACGGTGGGACCTCAGAGGAAGTGTGTCATTGATGTCCTCACGGAGCCGAA GGACATCGGGAAGCGCCTGGAGGTGCGGCGGAAGGTGGACGCCTGTCTGGGGAAAGCCAACTACATCAGCCGGCTGGAGCACGCGCAGGCCAGGCTGACGCTGTCCTACAACCGGCGGGGGGACTTGGCCATCCACCTTGTCAGTCCCATGGGCACCCGCTCCACCCTCCTGGCTGCCAG GCCCCACGACTTCTCGGCTGACGGCTTCAATGACTGGGCCTTCATGACGACACACTCATGGGACGAGGACCCCTCCGGGGAATGGATGCTGGAGATCGAGAACACCAGCGATGCCAACAACTATG GCACGCTGACGAAGTTCACGCTCGTGCTGTACGGGACGGCCACCGACTCCCCCAGCCTCTCCAACCAGCTGGAGAGCAGCGGCTGCAAGACCCTGACCCCCAGCCAGACCTGTGTGG TCTGCGAGGAGGGGTACTACCTGCACCAGAAGAGCTGCCTGAAGCGCTGCCCTCCCGGCTTTGCGCCTGGCGTCCAGAGCACGCACTACAACCTGGAGAACAGCGTGGAGCCCATCGCGCCccacctctgcctgccctgccacccctccTGCGCCACCTGCGCAGGGCCTGGCCCCAACCAGTGCCTGACCTGCCCTGCACACTCCCATTTCAGCAGCCTGGACCTCTCCTGCTCCCACCAGACACAGAGCAGTCGTGCGTCCCCTGCCCTGGCAGATGGCGAGGGGCTGGCCGAGGACCCCCATTCAGCCAAGCTGCCCGTCCTCATTGCCAGCCTCAGCTGTGTCCTCATCGTCGTCATATTTGTCACCATCTTCCTGGTGCTGCAGGCACGCTCAGGCTTCAGCCTGCGGGGCGTGAAGGTCTATGCCCTGGACAGCGGGATCATCTCCTACAAGGGGCTCCCCTCTGACATCTGGCAGGAGGAGGGCCCCTCTGAGTCGGACGGTGAGGAGTACGAGGCCCACAGCGAGAGGACTGCCTTCATCAGAGACCAAAGTGCCCTTTGA
- the FURIN gene encoding furin isoform X2, with amino-acid sequence MDLRPCSLLLLWTLAFALTLLAQEVLAQRIYTNTWAVLVPAGPREADRLARKHGFLNLGPIFGDYYHFRHSGVVKRSLSPHQSRHSRLAREPQVQWLEQQVAKRRTKRDVFMEPTDPKFPQQWYLYNTNQRDLNVRQAWEQGYTGKGIVVSILDDGIEKNHPDLEGNYDPGASFDVNDQDPDPQPRYTQMNDNRHGTRCAGEVAAVANNGICGVGVAYNARIGGVRMLDGEVTDAVEAHSLGLNPNHIHIYSASWGPEDDGKTVDGPARLAEEAFFRGVSQGRGGLGSIFVWASGNGGREHDSCNCDGYTNSIYTLSISSTTQYGNVPWYSEACSSTLATTYSSGNQNEKQIVTTDLRQKCTESHTGTSASAPLAAGIIALALEANKNLTWRDMQHLVVQTSKPAHLNANDWVTNGVGRKVSHSYGYGLLDAGAMVSLAKNWTTVGPQRKCVIDVLTEPKDIGKRLEVRRKVDACLGKANYISRLEHAQARLTLSYNRRGDLAIHLVSPMGTRSTLLAARPHDFSADGFNDWAFMTTHSWDEDPSGEWMLEIENTSDANNYGTLTKFTLVLYGTATDSPSLSNQLESSGCKTLTPSQTCSARRGTTCTRRAA; translated from the exons ATGGATCTGAGGCCCTGCTCGCTGCTCCTGCTCTGGACTCTGGCATTTGCCCTCACTCTCCTGGCCCAGGAGGTGCTGGCCCAGCGTATTTACACCAACACTTGGGCCGTGCTCGTCCCCGCGGGGCCCCGGGAGGCTGACAGGCTGGCCAGGAAGCATGGATTCCTCAACCTGGGCCCG ATCTTCGGTGACTATTACCACTTTCGGCACAGCGGTGTGGTGAAGCGTTCCCTCTCACCCCACCAGTCCCGGCACAGCCGTTTGGCCAGGGAACCGCAG GTGCAGTGGCTGGAGCAGCAGGTGGCAAAGCGCAGGACCAAGCGAGACGTTTTCATGGAGCCCACGGACCCCAAGTTCCCACAGCAGTGGTACCTG TACAACACGAACCAGCGGGACCTGAATGTGCGTCAGGCCTGGGAACAGGGCTACACCGGCAAGGGCATTGTGGTTTCTATCCTGGATGATGGCATTGAGAAGAACCACCCTGACCTGGAGGGCAACTAT GATCCAGGGGCGAGCTTTGATGTGAACGACCAGGACCCAGACCCGCAGCCCCGTTACACGCAGATGAACGACAACAG ACACGGTACACGCTGCGCTGGGGAAGTTGCTGCCGTGGCAAACAACGGGATCTGCGGTGTTGGCGTGGCTTACAATGCCAGGATCGGAG GCGTGCGCATGCTGGATGGGGAGGTGACTGATGCAGTGGAGGCCCATTCCCTGGGCCTCAATCCCAACCACATCCACATCTACAGTGCCAGCTGGGGCCCCGAGGATGATGGCAAGACTGTGGATGGCCCGGCCCGGCTGGCAGAGGAGGCTTTCTTCCGAGGGGTCAGCCAG GGCCGAGGGGGGCTGGGCTCCATCTTCGTCTGGGCATCCGGGAACGGGGGCCGCGAGCACGACAGCTGCAACTGTGACGGTTACACCAACAGCATCTACACGCTGTCCATCAGCAGCACCACGCAGTACGGTAACGTGCCCTGGTACAGCGAGGCCTGCTCCTCCACCCTCGCCACCACCTACAGCAGCGGCAACCAGAATGAGAAGCAGATC GTGACGACTGACCTCAGACAGAAATGCACCGAATCGCACACTGGGACATCAGCCTCAGCGCCCCTGGCTGCTGGCATCATCGCCCTCGCCCTGGAAGCCAA CAAGAACCTGACCTGGCGGGACATGCAGCATCTGGTGGTGCAGACGTCGAAGCCAGCCCACCTCAATGCCAACGACTGGGTCACCAACGGTGTTGGCCGCAAAG TCAGCCACTCCTATGGCTATGGCCTGCTGGATGCCGGGGCCATGGTGAGCCTGGCGAAGAACTGGACCACGGTGGGACCTCAGAGGAAGTGTGTCATTGATGTCCTCACGGAGCCGAA GGACATCGGGAAGCGCCTGGAGGTGCGGCGGAAGGTGGACGCCTGTCTGGGGAAAGCCAACTACATCAGCCGGCTGGAGCACGCGCAGGCCAGGCTGACGCTGTCCTACAACCGGCGGGGGGACTTGGCCATCCACCTTGTCAGTCCCATGGGCACCCGCTCCACCCTCCTGGCTGCCAG GCCCCACGACTTCTCGGCTGACGGCTTCAATGACTGGGCCTTCATGACGACACACTCATGGGACGAGGACCCCTCCGGGGAATGGATGCTGGAGATCGAGAACACCAGCGATGCCAACAACTATG GCACGCTGACGAAGTTCACGCTCGTGCTGTACGGGACGGCCACCGACTCCCCCAGCCTCTCCAACCAGCTGGAGAGCAGCGGCTGCAAGACCCTGACCCCCAGCCAGACCTGT TCTGCGAGGAGGGGTACTACCTGCACCAGAAGAGCTGCCTGA
- the MFAP1 gene encoding microfibrillar-associated protein 1, whose product MSVPSALMKQPPIQSTAGAVPVRNEKGELSMEKVKVKRYVSGKRPDYAPMESSEEEDEEFQFIKKAKEQEVEPEEQEEELANDPRLRRLQNRIAEDVEERLARHRKIVEPEVVGESDSEVEGEAWRLEREDTSEEEEEEIDDEEIERRRGMMRQRAQERKTEEMEVMELEDEGRSGEESESESEYEEYTDSEDEMEPRLKPVFIRKKDRITVQEREAEALKQKELEQEAKRLAEERRKYTLKIVEEEAKKELEENKRSLAALDALDTDDENDEEEYEAWKVRELKRIKRDREEREAMEKEKAEIERMRNLTEEERRAELRANGKVITNKAVKGKYKFLQKYYHRGAFFMDEDEEVYKRDFSAPTLEDHFNKTILPKVMQVKNFGRSGRTKYTHLVDQDTTSFDSAWGQESAQNTKFFKQKAAGVRDVFERPSAKKRKTT is encoded by the exons aTGTCGGTCCCCAGCGCCCTCATGAAGCAGCCGCCGATCCAGTCCACGGCGGGCGCCGTGCCCGTCCGCAACGAGAAGG GCGAGCTCTCCATGGAGAAGGTGAAGGTGAAGCGGTACGTGTCGGGGAAGCGGCCCGACTACGCGCCCATGGAGTCCtcggaggaggaggacgaggagtTCCAGTTCATCAAGAAGGCgaaggagcaggaggtggaGCCCgaggagcaggaagaggagcTCGCCAACGACCCCCGGCTCCGGCGCCTCCAGAACCGCATCGCCGAAGATGTGGAGGAGCG GCTGGCAAGACACCGTAAAATCGTGGAGCCTGAAGTGGTTGGAGAAAGCGATTCAGAGGTGGAGGGGGAAGCTTGGCGCCTGGAGCGGGAGGACACCAGcgaagaagaagaggaagagatcGATGATGAG GAGATTGAGCGTCGGCGTGGGATGATGCGTCAGCGAGCACAGGAGAGGAAAACGGAGGAGATGGAAGTGATGGAGTTAGAAGATGAAGGTCGATCCGGAGAAGAGTCGGAGTCAGAGTCCGAGTACGAGGAGTACACAGACAGCGAGGATGAAATGGAGCCGCGTCTCAAACCTGTCTTCATCCGCAA GAAGGACCGGATCACAGTTCAGGAGCGAGAAGCAGAAGCCCTTAagcagaaggagctggagcaggaggcCAAGAGGCTGGCAGAGGAGAGGCGCAAGTACACGCTCAAG ATCGTAGAAGAGGAAGCgaagaaggagctggaggagaacAAGCGCTCGCTGGCAGCACTGGATGCGCTTGATACAGATGATGAGAACGATGAGGAGGAGTACGAGGCCTGGAAAGTACGTGAGCTGAAGCGTATCAAACGGGACCGTGAAGAACGAGAAGC catggagaaggagaaggcagaaattGAACGCATGCGGAACCTCACGGAGGAGGAGCGCCGTGCCGAGCTTCGGGCCAACGGCAAGGTCATCACCAACAAGGCGGTGAAGGGCAAATACAAGTTCCTGCAGAAGTACTACCACCGGGGCGCCTTCTTCATG gatgaggatgaggaggtGTACAAGAGGGACTTCAGCGCCCCGACTCTCGAGGACCACTTCAACAAGACCATCCTGCCCAAAGTCATGCAG GTCAAGAACTTTGGGCGCTCGGGGCGGACAAAGTACACGCACTTGGTGGACCAGGACACCACCTCCTTCGACTCTGCCTGGGGCCAGGAGAGTGCGCAGAACACCAAGTTCTTTAAGCAGAAAGCAGCGGGTGTACGGGATGTCTTTGAGAGACCCTCAGCCAAGAAGCGAAAAACCACTTAA
- the HYPK gene encoding huntingtin-interacting protein K, whose protein sequence is MAAEGDVELELETEPNGSGGGGDGAGGRAAEKPRKHDSGAADLERVTDYAEEKEIQSSNLETAMSVIGDRRSREQKAKQEREKELAKVTIKKEDLELIMTEMEISRAAAERSLREHMGNVVEALITLTN, encoded by the exons atgGCGGCGGAGGGGGAcgtggagctggagctggagacGGAGCCCAACggctccggcggcggcggcgatggggcgggcggccgcgcgGCCGAGAAGCCGCGGAAGCACGACAGCGGCGCGGCGGACTTGGAGCGCGTCACGGATTACGCGGAGGAGAAGGAGATCCAGAGCTCCAACCTGGAGACG GCCATGTCGGTGATCGGAGACCGGAGGTCCCGGGAGCAGAAGGCAAAGCAGGAGAG GGAGAAGGAACTGGCAAAAGTGACCATCAAGAAGGAGGACCTGGAGCTGATT atgACCGAGATGGAGATCTCACGGGCAGCTGCGGAGCGTAGCCTGCGGGAGCACATGGGGAACGTGGTGGAGGCACTCATCACCCTCACCAACTGA